The window ACCATTTCGAGGCTATCGCTACCAAATACCTTACTGTTTTCTTTGGCTTTGTTAAGGCTTTCCGAAAACATCCAAGCTATTTTTGTGGGTGAATTGCTGCCTTTTTTTTCTTCACTGCACCCCAAAAAAAGAATAAAAATTAGACTTAAATACTTCATATATAGCGATTTATATTTCTTCTGTCAATGCCATGCCTGTTTTGCCCATGAGCATACCCATGTTTGCACCTTCAGGCAATGGTTGGTCGGTGTATTCGAGTAGTTCCCAAGCACCCAAAGTCTCTGAAACCTCTACTACCATTTTACAACGGTCGTAGCGACGTTTCATGTATCTTTCAAAAACCTCTTCTACTGAACCCTCATTCTGCAATTCTTCAATCAAGACTACCGCATCTTCAATAGCCAAAGCTGCCCCCGAGCCGAGTTGTGGAATGGTTGTATGAGCGGCATCGCCTAACACTACCACACGATTTTTATACCACGGAGCGGGCATTTTGAGGGTTTCGAGTGTACGATAATTGACCAATTTTGCATCGGTTACTTGCGGAATTAGTTCCTGCACCATCGCAATCGGATAAGCCGACATATAGGCTTTTAGCTTATCAACCAATTGGTCTTCAGGGATACTCGGATTATCTCCTTCCGCCGAGTTAAGGAAAATATAACACAACTCAGCAGTCATCGGAATGACTCCCAGCTTGTGTTTTTTATTAAAGAAAATATAGCCAGTATCTAAGCTTGTAGGACGTTTGAAGGCGTATCGCCAAACTGAAAGGCCTACGTAGTTTGTTTTGAATTCACCAAAAATGAGCTTACGCACTTTTGAGTTCACGCCGTCGGCAGCAATGACAATATCATAGCTACCTGAAGTACCATCTGAAAAAGTAACATTAGCTATATCAAGCTGATTATCAATGGTTTTGACAGTTACGCCCATTCGATATTTCAATCCTACTTTTTGTGCTTCTTCAAATAAAACATCGTGCAGAATTCTACGAGAAATACCATTATGACTCGGAAAACGGCCAATCGGTGGTGTTCCAGCTTCACCAATCTGAACACCATGTGGCAAGCAAAGTTTCACTTTACCATAAGGCGAACCTCGACGCATGGCTTCGTCGGCAACCCCAATCGCATCTAAGGCTCTTAGGGCGTTGGCCTGCTGAATGATACCTACCCCATAAACATTAAATTCTTTATGAATTTCAACAACATCTACTTCAAAGCCAGCTTTTTTCAGGCCAATCGCAACCGACTGCCCTCCAATACCAGCACCAACTACTAATATTTTTTTTGTCATAGTATTTTATAGATTAAAGGTTGAATCATTTTGATTGCGGAAGAAGAGTTTTTCTTAATCTACAATTAACTGTAATGTTGTACCAAAGGTGGCTCTAAGAAAAACGGGCCGATTAATGCTCGCCATTCTTTGAAAAGTTCAGATTCTCGAAAACCAATGGTGTGGTCTTCGAGGGTGTCCCACTCAATCAATAAAATGTAGCGATTGGTTTGTTCGATACATTTTTTCACGGTTATTCTTTGAAAGCCTTTCGATTGAGAAATCACTCCTTTGGCAATTTCTAAGGCTGCCTCAAATTCGGCATTTGTACTTTCTTTAATGTCAATTCTTGCAAGTTCGAGAATACCCCCAGCCCCTAAAGGGGAGTTTTTTATTTCATGATTATCCATCTTAAATTTATTGGTATTATCCTAAATTCCCCTTGAGGGGTTAGGGGTGTTTAATATCGCTACTGCCCTCGTCCAACCTGCACTGGCTTTTTCGATTTTTGCTGGGAAACAAGCTACTTTAAAGCCCAAAGGTGGTAATTGGTCAAGATTTGCCAGCTTTTCGATTTGGCAGTATTCTTTTTCGATACCCACATAATGTGCTTGCCAGATAATGCCTGGACGAGGATTTTCTCTAAAATCGGCCGCCTGAATATGCAACGGAATATCCCAGCCCCAGCCATCAGTTCCCATTACTTTTATGCCTTGGTCTATCAGCCAATGGGTAGCTTTTGCCGATGCTCCAACGTGAATTTTCACAAAATCATCATCATGAATACGTTTATCGGCATCGCAACGAATTAGCACAATATCAAGTGGTTTTAATTTGTAGCCGATAGCATCCAATTTTTCCTGTAAATCCTCTGGTTCAAACATGTAGCCGTCGGGTTTATCGGTAAAATCAAGCACTACGCCATCTTGAAAAAACCATTCTAAGGGCATTTCATCAATCGTGCGAGCTGGTTTTCCCTCAGAAGTTGGAAAATAATGGTAAGGTGCATCGACGTGTGTACCACAATGACTCGTAACCGTCAAGAATTCACCCGCAGGACCATTACCGTCAATAAATACATCGGTCAAGCCTTCAAAGAGTTTTCCACCCATTTTTTTTGCCCCTTCTTTATGGTCTTCATACACGATTTTGGTCGGAAGTGGCTCCTTTATTTTTTCAGAAATAGTTACTGAAAGGTCTATTATTTTCATTTATGTTTGATTTGAATATCGTTAATGGTCTTCGTCGTAGAGACGAGGTATGCCTTGTCTCTACAGGAACGCATTTATTTTAACAATCGTCCACCATCAACCGTAATGATATTTCCAGTTGAGAATGTCATGGTTGTTGCGAGCGAAAAAACCACATTGGCTACATCAACACCAGTTGCAAAACGCCCCAATGGTGTATTATCCATTTGGTTTTGCAAATAAGATGGGTCGAAATTTCTGGTATATTCTCCTTCTACAAAGCCTGGTGAAACAGATACAACCCTAATTTTTGGAGCTAAAGCCCTTGCCAAGGAGCGTGTCATTGAATCAATGGCAGATTTTGAGGCACAATAGGCCACATTGCTACCTATTCCATAAATTCCTGCGATAGATGAAATATTTACTATTAAAGAAGAGTCCTTGCTTTCATCAGATGCACTATCCAATAAATCCCTCATGGCTCTGACCATCGCAAAACCCCCTCTAAAATTGGTTTGCATGATTTTATCAATCCATTCATCTGTCATCCCTTCTAAATCATTATGTGGAATGGGTGTCGTAATTCCTGCATTATTTACCAAAACATCTAATTTGCCGTACTTTCCTTCTACAAAAGCTTTTAAATCATTTACTTTCTGTGCATCGGTCGTTGGAGCGTGGAAAATGTAATGATTGGGGATTTCGGATTGAGGATTTCGGATTGCGTTTAATTCTTCCAATAAATTCTCTGCCTTAGTTGAATTTGTGTTATAGGTTGCTAAGACCGAAAATCCATTTTCGGCAAATTTCTTGCAGATTGCTGAGCCAATTTCTCCTGCACCGCCTGTTACGAGAACTGTTTTCATATTTTTGGTTGATTAGTTATTAGAAAGCTGGTTATTGATTACTATATTAATGAAAAATACAAATCAATAGTAACAAATTCTCCAACAACTATTTACTATACTTACGTACTCTCAAATCTGCTTGTTCTTTATGACCAGCGAAGTTTTCAATTTCGCAAAGGCGAGAACAATATTCACCGATTAACTTGCTTGCTTCTTCGGTTTTGATTTCTTGGTATGTACAAGTTTTTAAGAATTTACCTACCCAAAGTCCGCCAGTGTAGCGAGCTGCCTCACGAGTTGGGAGGGTGTGATTTGTACCAATCACTTTATCACCGTAGGCTACATTGGTTTTATCGCCTAAGAATAATCCACCGAAATTGGTCATTTTTTCCAAGAAAAGTCGTGGATTTTCGGTCATTACCTGTACGTGTTCACTGGCAATGCGGTCTGCTTCTGAAATCAACTCGTCAACAGTATCACATAAAATCACTTGTCCATAATCTCTCCACGCTACGCTCGCAACATCGGCCGTTGGTAACACAGCTAACTGTCTTTGAATTTCAGCTTCGATGCCTTCGGCAATGGATTTGCTGGTTGTCAATAAAATGGCAGGAGAAGTTGGGCCGTGTTCGGCTTGCCCAAGTAAATCCGTAGCACAAGTTTCTACATCGGTGGTATCATCGGCAATGACCAAAGTTTCGGTTGGCCCTGCAAAAAGGTCGATACCCACTTTGCCAAATAATTGTCGTTTGGCTTCTGCCACGTAAGCATTTCCAGGCCCTACGAGCATATCAACAGGCTTTACGGTTTCAGTACCGATTGCCATCATAGCGATTGCCTGAACTCCGCCCAACAAATAGATTTCATCGGCACCCGCCATGTACATTGCCGCTACTGTGGCGGCTGGAATTTGTCCATTAATGGGTGGTGTACAAGCAATTACACGCTTTACGCCTGCCACTTTTGCCGTCAGTACGCTCATGTGTGCAGATGCAACCATGGGGTAGCGTCCACCTGGTACATAACAGCCCACCGAGTTTACTGGAATATTTTTATGTCCTAAGAAAACACCTGGTAGGGTTTCAACTTCTATATCTTTAATAGATTCACGTTGAATTTGGGCGAAATTTCTGATTTGGGTTTGAGCAAATGTAATATCGTCAATTACTTGTTGTGGTAAGCTCGTAATGATTTCTTTGATTTCCA of the Emticicia oligotrophica DSM 17448 genome contains:
- a CDS encoding cyclase family protein; this encodes MKIIDLSVTISEKIKEPLPTKIVYEDHKEGAKKMGGKLFEGLTDVFIDGNGPAGEFLTVTSHCGTHVDAPYHYFPTSEGKPARTIDEMPLEWFFQDGVVLDFTDKPDGYMFEPEDLQEKLDAIGYKLKPLDIVLIRCDADKRIHDDDFVKIHVGASAKATHWLIDQGIKVMGTDGWGWDIPLHIQAADFRENPRPGIIWQAHYVGIEKEYCQIEKLANLDQLPPLGFKVACFPAKIEKASAGWTRAVAILNTPNPSRGI
- a CDS encoding FAD-dependent monooxygenase; its protein translation is MTKKILVVGAGIGGQSVAIGLKKAGFEVDVVEIHKEFNVYGVGIIQQANALRALDAIGVADEAMRRGSPYGKVKLCLPHGVQIGEAGTPPIGRFPSHNGISRRILHDVLFEEAQKVGLKYRMGVTVKTIDNQLDIANVTFSDGTSGSYDIVIAADGVNSKVRKLIFGEFKTNYVGLSVWRYAFKRPTSLDTGYIFFNKKHKLGVIPMTAELCYIFLNSAEGDNPSIPEDQLVDKLKAYMSAYPIAMVQELIPQVTDAKLVNYRTLETLKMPAPWYKNRVVVLGDAAHTTIPQLGSGAALAIEDAVVLIEELQNEGSVEEVFERYMKRRYDRCKMVVEVSETLGAWELLEYTDQPLPEGANMGMLMGKTGMALTEEI
- a CDS encoding antibiotic biosynthesis monooxygenase family protein; this translates as MDNHEIKNSPLGAGGILELARIDIKESTNAEFEAALEIAKGVISQSKGFQRITVKKCIEQTNRYILLIEWDTLEDHTIGFRESELFKEWRALIGPFFLEPPLVQHYS
- a CDS encoding SDR family NAD(P)-dependent oxidoreductase, with the protein product MKTVLVTGGAGEIGSAICKKFAENGFSVLATYNTNSTKAENLLEELNAIRNPQSEIPNHYIFHAPTTDAQKVNDLKAFVEGKYGKLDVLVNNAGITTPIPHNDLEGMTDEWIDKIMQTNFRGGFAMVRAMRDLLDSASDESKDSSLIVNISSIAGIYGIGSNVAYCASKSAIDSMTRSLARALAPKIRVVSVSPGFVEGEYTRNFDPSYLQNQMDNTPLGRFATGVDVANVVFSLATTMTFSTGNIITVDGGRLLK
- the hisD gene encoding histidinol dehydrogenase produces the protein MIQQIKKGITYAESKEDDLKVRALVENMLEKVTQEGDVAVREFSANLDKWSPKSFRLSELEIKEIITSLPQQVIDDITFAQTQIRNFAQIQRESIKDIEVETLPGVFLGHKNIPVNSVGCYVPGGRYPMVASAHMSVLTAKVAGVKRVIACTPPINGQIPAATVAAMYMAGADEIYLLGGVQAIAMMAIGTETVKPVDMLVGPGNAYVAEAKRQLFGKVGIDLFAGPTETLVIADDTTDVETCATDLLGQAEHGPTSPAILLTTSKSIAEGIEAEIQRQLAVLPTADVASVAWRDYGQVILCDTVDELISEADRIASEHVQVMTENPRLFLEKMTNFGGLFLGDKTNVAYGDKVIGTNHTLPTREAARYTGGLWVGKFLKTCTYQEIKTEEASKLIGEYCSRLCEIENFAGHKEQADLRVRKYSK